The following proteins come from a genomic window of Spongiibacter tropicus DSM 19543:
- a CDS encoding SPOR domain-containing protein, whose protein sequence is MATAKKKRPTRGATRSPEKKGMPASVMLGTGFIAGVLSTVLVFNMMNERSPNAPEQNTRAEKVEPAPPAEKTTTTKFDFFTVLPEREVIVPDETPQPARKPKVVANEAPPPEDDSKRFQSGERYILQAGSFRNNEDADRRRAQILLLGLDAKVELVEANGDRWHRVYVGPFLTHNTLSSARSKLINESIDTLVIRQKTP, encoded by the coding sequence ATGGCCACCGCCAAGAAAAAACGTCCCACCCGAGGCGCAACGCGGAGCCCTGAGAAGAAGGGCATGCCCGCCTCAGTGATGCTCGGTACGGGCTTTATCGCCGGGGTATTGAGCACCGTACTGGTGTTCAACATGATGAACGAACGCAGCCCAAACGCGCCGGAACAGAATACGCGCGCGGAAAAAGTCGAGCCGGCGCCGCCCGCTGAAAAGACCACCACGACCAAGTTTGACTTCTTTACCGTGTTGCCGGAGCGCGAGGTCATTGTTCCCGACGAAACCCCGCAACCTGCTCGCAAACCCAAAGTGGTCGCCAATGAAGCGCCACCACCCGAAGACGACAGCAAGCGCTTCCAGAGTGGCGAACGCTATATTCTTCAGGCGGGCTCGTTCCGCAATAACGAAGATGCCGACCGTCGCCGCGCGCAGATTCTACTGCTGGGGCTGGATGCCAAAGTCGAACTCGTGGAAGCCAATGGCGACCGCTGGCACCGGGTCTACGTCGGCCCGTTCCTGACCCACAATACGCTGTCCAGCGCTCGTTCCAAGCTGATCAACGAGAGCATCGATACCCTCGTCATTCGTCAGAAGACGCCCTGA
- the hslV gene encoding ATP-dependent protease subunit HslV, translated as MEQFRGTTILSVRRGNCVVVGGDGQVTMGNTVMKGNARKVRRLYNDQVLAGFAGGTADAFTLFELFEAQLEKYQGKLVRAAVELAKAWRSERSLRQLEALLIVADKETTLVISGNGDVIEPEDNMIAIGSGGSFATAAARALMDNTELGARDIVEKGLDIAGDICIYTNHNRRIETLEY; from the coding sequence GTGGAACAGTTTCGCGGCACCACTATTCTCTCCGTGCGTCGGGGCAACTGCGTAGTTGTCGGTGGCGATGGACAAGTCACCATGGGCAATACCGTTATGAAGGGCAACGCCCGCAAGGTGCGGCGCCTGTACAACGATCAGGTGCTGGCGGGTTTTGCTGGCGGCACCGCCGATGCCTTCACCCTGTTCGAACTGTTTGAAGCGCAACTGGAAAAATACCAAGGCAAGCTGGTTCGCGCCGCCGTAGAACTGGCCAAGGCCTGGCGCAGCGAACGCTCGCTGCGCCAGCTGGAAGCCCTGCTGATTGTCGCCGACAAGGAAACCACGCTGGTGATCAGTGGCAACGGCGATGTCATTGAACCCGAAGACAATATGATCGCCATTGGCAGCGGCGGCTCTTTCGCCACCGCCGCCGCCCGCGCGCTGATGGATAACACCGAGCTGGGCGCCCGGGACATTGTCGAAAAAGGCCTGGATATCGCCGGCGACATTTGCATTTACACCAACCACAATCGCCGCATCGAAACCCTGGAATACTGA